A DNA window from Shewanella baltica contains the following coding sequences:
- a CDS encoding ribonuclease E inhibitor RraB yields the protein MRDIPGKKITLDSLNEMFQNIKNETSWNISGPMLWGYFFTHHEPQKLEQAAEELIKQGYKYVDIYLSDKDDPNEPDIYWLHVEKVEIHSPKTLDKRNDELYIFANKYALDNYDGMDVGPVKQ from the coding sequence ATGAGAGATATCCCGGGGAAAAAAATAACACTTGATTCCTTAAACGAAATGTTCCAGAACATAAAAAATGAAACATCATGGAATATATCTGGCCCCATGCTCTGGGGGTATTTCTTTACACATCACGAACCACAGAAATTAGAGCAAGCAGCCGAAGAATTAATAAAACAAGGATATAAATACGTAGATATATACTTGTCTGATAAAGATGATCCTAATGAGCCAGATATCTATTGGTTACATGTAGAAAAGGTTGAAATTCATTCACCTAAGACACTAGATAAAAGAAACGATGAACTATACATCTTTGCAAATAAGTATGCTTTGGATAACTACGATGGAATGGATGTTGGGCCTGTGAAGCAATAG
- the tkt gene encoding transketolase, whose protein sequence is MSSRKVLANAIRALSMDAVQKANSGHPGAPMGMADIAEVLWNDFLKHNPTNPKWVDRDRFVLSNGHGSMLIYSLLHLTGYELPIEELKQFRQLHSKTPGHPEYGYTPGVETTTGPLGAGISNAVGMAIAEKTLAAQFNRDGHDIVDHYTYCFVGDGCLMEGISHEACSLAGTLGLGKLVAFWDDNGISIDGHVEGWFTDDTPKRFEAYGWHVIAGVDGHDSAAIRAAIEAAKAVTDKPTMICCKTIIGFGSPNKSGSHDCHGAPLGDAEIAAAREFLGWPYAPFEIPADVYAGWDAKEAGAAREAAWNEKFAAYSAAHPELAAEYERRVLKGELPADFEEKAQAFVQASQDKAEGIASRKASQNAIGAFGAMLPELLGGSADLAGSNLTLWSGSKGIQDDPAGNYIYYGVREFGMSGIMNGASLHGGFINYGATFMMFMEYARNAVRMSALMGIQNIFVYTHDSIGQGEDGPTHQPVEQLANLRMTPNMAVWRPCDAAETAVSWKAAIQRRNAPTSLIFSRQNLKAQARTAEQLANVAKGAYVLQDCTGTPELILIATGSEVQLAMDSAAALTEQGKQVRVVSMPSTTEFDKQDAAYKESVLPRAVTKRVAIEAAHTDFWYKYVGFEGTVVGMTTFGESAPGNVLLNHFGFTVENVLNAAKSLG, encoded by the coding sequence ATGTCTTCCCGTAAAGTACTCGCAAACGCAATCCGTGCGTTAAGTATGGATGCAGTTCAAAAAGCAAATTCAGGCCATCCCGGCGCCCCAATGGGTATGGCAGATATTGCTGAAGTGCTGTGGAATGATTTCCTTAAGCACAACCCGACCAATCCTAAATGGGTAGATAGAGACCGTTTCGTCCTTTCTAACGGTCACGGTTCAATGCTGATCTACTCTTTACTTCACCTGACAGGTTATGAATTACCAATCGAAGAACTGAAACAGTTCCGTCAATTGCATTCAAAAACCCCGGGTCACCCAGAATACGGTTACACCCCAGGTGTTGAAACCACAACGGGTCCACTCGGCGCGGGCATCAGCAATGCAGTCGGTATGGCGATTGCTGAAAAAACCTTAGCGGCACAGTTTAACCGTGATGGTCACGATATCGTTGATCACTACACTTACTGCTTCGTCGGCGACGGCTGTTTGATGGAAGGTATTTCCCACGAAGCCTGTTCATTAGCCGGTACTTTAGGTCTAGGCAAACTGGTCGCATTTTGGGATGACAACGGTATTTCTATCGATGGCCATGTTGAAGGCTGGTTCACCGATGATACGCCAAAGCGTTTTGAAGCTTACGGCTGGCATGTGATTGCCGGTGTTGACGGTCACGATAGCGCGGCAATCCGTGCAGCTATCGAAGCGGCGAAAGCGGTGACCGATAAACCAACCATGATTTGCTGCAAAACCATTATCGGTTTTGGCTCACCCAACAAATCTGGCAGCCACGATTGCCACGGCGCGCCATTAGGCGATGCGGAAATCGCCGCAGCCCGTGAATTCCTTGGCTGGCCATACGCACCGTTTGAAATCCCTGCTGACGTTTATGCCGGTTGGGATGCCAAAGAAGCCGGTGCTGCCCGTGAAGCGGCATGGAACGAGAAGTTTGCGGCTTATAGCGCAGCTCACCCAGAACTGGCTGCTGAATATGAGCGCCGCGTACTGAAAGGTGAATTACCTGCTGATTTCGAAGAGAAAGCGCAGGCATTCGTGCAAGCATCACAGGACAAAGCCGAAGGTATTGCGAGCCGTAAAGCCTCACAAAATGCTATCGGTGCTTTCGGTGCTATGTTACCTGAACTGTTAGGCGGCTCTGCTGACTTAGCGGGTTCTAACTTGACTTTGTGGTCTGGTTCTAAAGGTATTCAAGACGATCCTGCCGGTAACTACATTTATTACGGCGTGCGTGAATTCGGCATGAGCGGCATTATGAACGGTGCTTCGCTGCATGGTGGTTTCATCAACTACGGCGCAACTTTCATGATGTTCATGGAATACGCGCGTAACGCAGTTCGTATGTCGGCGCTGATGGGCATTCAAAACATCTTCGTTTATACCCATGACTCTATCGGTCAAGGTGAAGATGGCCCAACGCATCAGCCAGTTGAGCAATTAGCTAACCTGCGTATGACGCCAAATATGGCCGTATGGCGCCCATGTGATGCGGCAGAAACGGCAGTTTCTTGGAAAGCTGCGATTCAACGTCGCAATGCCCCAACGTCACTGATCTTCAGCCGTCAAAATCTCAAAGCCCAAGCGCGTACCGCTGAGCAATTAGCCAACGTGGCTAAAGGTGCTTATGTACTGCAAGACTGTACGGGTACACCAGAACTGATCCTGATCGCAACCGGTAGCGAAGTACAATTGGCGATGGATTCTGCGGCTGCATTAACTGAGCAAGGTAAACAAGTTCGCGTAGTCTCTATGCCATCGACAACTGAGTTCGATAAGCAAGATGCAGCGTATAAAGAATCGGTATTACCACGTGCTGTGACTAAACGTGTGGCTATCGAAGCGGCGCATACCGATTTCTGGTACAAGTACGTCGGTTTTGAAGGCACTGTTGTTGGCATGACCACTTTTGGTGAGTCAGCGCCGGGTAACGTGCTATTGAATCACTTCGGTTTCACCGTTGAAAATGTGCTGAATGCTGCAAAATCATTGGGCTAA
- a CDS encoding dicarboxylate/amino acid:cation symporter, translating to MTKPKSSALGRVWSRWMSVPLWLQIVIGMVLGIIVGVIFGEQATWLKPLGTLFVNAIKMLIVPLVFCSLIVGVTSMQDTGKMGRIGFKSFGFYLFTTAIAISIGLLVGYVLQPGAGLGLTLAEGATQTAKAVPSLVDTLVDIVPTNPIAAMASGQILQVIVFAIALGIALVLIGEHGKPAIKVFESLAEAMYKLADMVMKLAPYGVFGLMAWVAGEYGIDMLWPLIKVIIAVYLGCIIHVLGFYSFLLRGFAKLSPLQFFKGISNAMLVAFTTSSSAGTLPASMKCASENLGVHKKISSFVLPLGTTINMDGTALYQGVTVLFVAQAFGIDLTVVDYLTIILTATLASIGTAGVPGAGLVMLTLVLTTVGLPLEGVALIAGIDRILDMVRTVVNVSGDLVATTVIAKSEDELDMAHYNADTEQSAVLAEQNIALETAAENSAKV from the coding sequence ATGACAAAACCTAAGTCGTCGGCATTAGGCCGTGTTTGGTCTCGCTGGATGTCAGTGCCGCTGTGGCTGCAAATTGTTATTGGTATGGTGCTAGGCATTATTGTCGGCGTCATTTTTGGTGAGCAAGCCACTTGGTTAAAACCGCTGGGCACCTTATTTGTCAATGCCATAAAGATGCTGATCGTGCCACTGGTTTTTTGCTCGCTGATCGTGGGCGTTACGTCGATGCAAGACACAGGCAAGATGGGGCGTATCGGCTTTAAATCCTTTGGGTTTTATCTGTTTACCACGGCTATCGCGATCAGTATCGGCCTGCTTGTTGGTTATGTATTGCAGCCCGGCGCAGGCTTAGGATTAACGCTGGCAGAAGGCGCGACTCAAACCGCCAAAGCTGTACCTTCATTAGTCGATACCTTAGTTGATATAGTGCCGACCAATCCGATTGCGGCCATGGCAAGCGGCCAAATTTTGCAAGTCATCGTATTTGCCATCGCCTTAGGTATCGCGTTAGTGCTGATTGGCGAGCACGGTAAACCTGCGATTAAAGTGTTCGAAAGCCTCGCCGAAGCCATGTACAAACTGGCCGATATGGTGATGAAACTCGCACCCTACGGCGTCTTTGGGCTAATGGCTTGGGTGGCGGGAGAGTATGGTATTGATATGCTTTGGCCCCTGATCAAAGTCATCATAGCCGTATACCTTGGTTGTATTATCCACGTGCTGGGTTTCTATAGTTTTTTGCTGCGCGGATTTGCGAAGTTAAGTCCGCTGCAGTTTTTTAAAGGCATTAGCAACGCCATGTTAGTGGCGTTTACCACGTCGAGCTCTGCGGGCACGCTCCCTGCAAGCATGAAGTGCGCGAGTGAAAACCTAGGCGTTCATAAGAAGATTTCTAGCTTCGTGTTACCGCTGGGCACTACCATCAATATGGACGGCACTGCGTTATACCAAGGCGTTACTGTACTGTTTGTGGCGCAGGCGTTTGGTATCGACCTGACTGTCGTCGATTATCTCACCATTATTTTAACCGCGACTTTGGCTTCTATTGGCACTGCGGGTGTGCCCGGTGCGGGTTTAGTGATGCTGACGTTAGTGCTGACAACCGTAGGGCTGCCCTTAGAAGGGGTGGCATTGATAGCGGGGATTGACCGTATTTTAGATATGGTGCGCACTGTGGTGAACGTCTCCGGTGACTTAGTGGCGACGACTGTGATTGCTAAGTCTGAAGATGAGCTGGATATGGCGCATTACAATGCCGACACGGAGCAAAGCGCCGTACTCGCCGAGCAAAATATCGCCCTTGAAACGGCGGCTGAGAATAGCGCCAAAGTCTAG
- the fba gene encoding class II fructose-bisphosphate aldolase (catalyzes the reversible aldol condensation of dihydroxyacetonephosphate and glyceraldehyde 3-phosphate in the Calvin cycle, glycolysis, and/or gluconeogenesis), whose protein sequence is MALISLRQLLDHAAEHGYGVPAFNVNNLEQMRAIMQAAEATDSPVIVQASAGARKYARPQFLKYLMAAALEQYPDIPVCIHQDHGTDPDICQRSIQLGMSSVMMDGSLMADGKTPASYDYNVDVTRRTVAFAHACGVSVEGEIGCLGSLETGQAGEEDGIGAVGTLSMDQMLTTPDEAARFVADTHVDALAIAIGTSHGAYKFSRKPTGDVLRIDRIKEIHARIPNTHLVMHGSSSVPQEWLQIINQYGGQIPETYGVPLEEIVEGIKHGVRKVNIDTDLRLASTGAVRKFLAEHPSEFDPRKFLKASMEAMADICTVRYEAFGCAGQASKIKPLSLQAMYKAYQSGALDPKINM, encoded by the coding sequence ATGGCGTTAATTTCCCTACGACAACTACTCGACCACGCAGCAGAACATGGATACGGTGTGCCTGCGTTCAACGTTAACAACTTAGAGCAGATGCGTGCCATCATGCAGGCCGCTGAAGCAACAGACAGCCCTGTTATTGTGCAAGCTTCTGCTGGTGCGCGTAAATATGCTCGCCCACAGTTCTTAAAATATTTGATGGCTGCAGCCCTTGAGCAGTACCCAGATATTCCTGTGTGTATTCACCAAGACCACGGTACCGATCCTGATATCTGTCAGCGTTCTATCCAATTAGGCATGTCATCAGTGATGATGGATGGCTCTTTGATGGCTGACGGCAAAACCCCTGCATCTTATGACTACAACGTCGATGTCACTCGTCGCACAGTGGCATTTGCCCATGCGTGTGGCGTGTCAGTTGAAGGCGAAATCGGCTGTTTAGGCAGTTTAGAAACTGGCCAAGCAGGCGAAGAAGACGGTATTGGTGCAGTGGGTACATTAAGCATGGATCAAATGCTGACCACTCCTGATGAAGCGGCGCGTTTTGTTGCCGATACCCATGTTGATGCACTTGCCATCGCTATCGGTACTAGCCACGGTGCTTACAAGTTCAGCCGTAAACCTACGGGCGATGTACTGCGTATCGACCGCATCAAAGAAATCCATGCGCGTATTCCTAATACTCACTTAGTGATGCACGGTTCATCTTCAGTGCCACAAGAATGGTTACAGATCATCAACCAATACGGTGGTCAGATCCCAGAAACCTACGGCGTGCCATTAGAAGAAATCGTTGAAGGTATCAAGCACGGTGTGCGTAAAGTGAATATCGATACTGACTTACGTTTAGCATCAACAGGTGCGGTACGTAAGTTCTTAGCGGAACACCCAAGTGAATTTGACCCACGTAAATTCTTGAAAGCGTCAATGGAAGCCATGGCAGACATCTGTACTGTTCGCTACGAAGCTTTCGGTTGTGCTGGTCAAGCATCTAAGATTAAACCATTGTCTTTACAAGCAATGTATAAAGCGTATCAGTCTGGCGCGTTAGATCCTAAGATCAACATGTAA
- the epd gene encoding erythrose-4-phosphate dehydrogenase — MIRVAINGYGRIGRSILRALYESGKRQQMQIVAINELAKPEAIIHLTQYDTTHGRFAHKVKLVDDHMLIGDDAIKILHEPDPTKLPWHEMDIDIVYEATGVLLDRQSCEAHIHAGAKQVLISHPSSADVDGTIVYGVNHDLLRAEHTVVSNASCTTNCIVPVIDVLDRHFGVKSGAITTIHSAMNDQQVIDAYHDDLRRTRAAGQSIIPVDTKLARGIERILPHMKDKFEAISVRVPTINVTAIDLSVTLEKTVDIATVNQVLESAANGRFNGILGYTDEPLVSCDFNHDPRSSIVDGTQTRVSAGQLVKLLLWCDNEWGFANRMLDTSLAMIAAKRG; from the coding sequence ATGATCCGAGTCGCTATCAATGGTTATGGCCGTATCGGCCGCTCTATTCTTCGTGCTTTGTACGAGTCTGGAAAACGGCAGCAAATGCAGATTGTCGCGATTAATGAATTAGCTAAACCTGAAGCCATTATTCATCTGACCCAGTACGACACCACCCACGGTCGGTTTGCGCACAAAGTGAAACTCGTCGATGATCACATGCTGATTGGCGACGATGCGATAAAAATTCTCCACGAGCCCGATCCCACAAAACTCCCTTGGCATGAAATGGACATAGACATTGTCTATGAGGCCACTGGTGTATTACTCGATCGTCAAAGCTGCGAAGCCCATATTCATGCTGGCGCTAAGCAAGTGCTGATAAGCCATCCATCCTCAGCCGATGTCGATGGTACGATTGTCTATGGTGTGAATCACGATTTACTCCGCGCCGAACACACAGTGGTTTCCAACGCTTCTTGTACAACTAACTGTATCGTACCTGTGATCGACGTACTCGATCGCCACTTCGGCGTTAAAAGCGGTGCCATTACCACTATCCATTCGGCAATGAACGATCAGCAAGTGATTGATGCTTATCATGATGATTTACGTCGTACCCGCGCCGCCGGCCAATCGATTATTCCAGTCGACACTAAGCTTGCCCGCGGTATTGAGCGGATTTTGCCGCACATGAAAGATAAATTTGAAGCGATTTCGGTGCGCGTGCCGACCATCAACGTGACCGCAATCGATTTGTCTGTGACGCTTGAGAAAACCGTCGATATTGCCACTGTGAACCAGGTGCTGGAGTCGGCCGCCAATGGGCGATTTAACGGCATTTTGGGTTATACTGATGAGCCCTTGGTTTCATGTGATTTCAACCATGATCCGCGCTCCAGTATTGTTGACGGTACCCAGACCCGTGTCAGCGCCGGTCAGCTGGTGAAGTTACTGTTGTGGTGCGATAACGAGTGGGGTTTTGCCAACCGTATGTTAGATACGAGTTTGGCGATGATCGCGGCCAAGCGAGGCTGA
- a CDS encoding GGDEF domain-containing protein, with translation MLPETINPNLSLLDSDNQQVNLTRWMHQCELINSYYNANTVFIFQKTSAGFEIIVSAITETPQFTAGTLYPAELELFQQIQNSQPDGLYQNLGSFMLDDLPRDFDGIQHILSRPIAWPDGSQFGALCVLNPHMADRLANAAMLEPFQILLQQELSLLCQNHRIESLSMRDQETGMLNHYGFLMMAPRQLNLGRRFGAHAGIIFFELLSPDNTPIPLEDNHHRLLGKLIQDTIRTADVAAHYNTTQFVVLAFVDGERDIQHIMKRVEKQLEQQNHQLKLDASYSFFTPESSAKLAPMMELARGKLDSMQPPKPEVEDTPVKPAIDSSLYDNPAADSAAL, from the coding sequence ATGTTGCCCGAAACCATTAATCCCAACTTGAGTTTACTTGATAGCGACAATCAACAAGTGAATCTCACTCGCTGGATGCACCAATGTGAGCTAATCAACAGCTATTACAACGCTAACACGGTTTTTATATTCCAAAAGACCAGCGCAGGATTTGAGATCATTGTCAGCGCAATCACTGAAACACCACAATTTACCGCAGGTACTTTGTACCCCGCAGAACTCGAACTTTTTCAACAGATACAAAACAGCCAACCCGACGGTTTATATCAAAACCTTGGCAGCTTTATGTTGGATGATTTACCACGGGATTTTGATGGTATTCAGCACATTCTCTCGCGCCCTATTGCTTGGCCTGATGGCAGCCAATTTGGCGCCCTGTGCGTACTCAACCCACATATGGCAGACCGGCTAGCCAATGCCGCTATGCTCGAACCGTTTCAGATATTGCTGCAGCAGGAATTATCTCTGCTGTGCCAGAACCATCGCATTGAATCCCTTTCGATGCGCGACCAAGAAACCGGCATGCTCAATCATTATGGTTTTTTGATGATGGCGCCAAGACAACTCAATTTAGGCCGCCGCTTTGGTGCCCATGCAGGCATCATCTTCTTTGAATTACTGAGTCCGGATAACACGCCCATCCCCCTAGAAGATAATCACCACAGGCTGTTGGGTAAGTTGATCCAAGATACGATACGGACCGCCGACGTAGCCGCCCACTACAACACCACGCAATTTGTGGTACTGGCCTTTGTCGATGGTGAGCGGGATATTCAGCATATTATGAAGCGGGTAGAAAAACAGTTAGAACAGCAAAACCACCAGCTTAAACTCGATGCGAGTTACAGTTTCTTCACTCCAGAATCCAGCGCCAAACTCGCGCCCATGATGGAACTTGCGCGGGGTAAACTCGATTCAATGCAACCACCAAAGCCTGAGGTTGAAGACACGCCAGTTAAGCCCGCCATAGACTCAAGCTTATACGATAACCCCGCCGCAGATTCGGCGGCGCTTTAA
- the metK gene encoding methionine adenosyltransferase, producing MAKHLFTSESVSEGHPDKIADQISDAVLDAILAQDPKARVACETYVKTGMVLVGGEVTTSAWVDIEEITRKTVREIGYTHSDMGFDADSCAVLNAIGKQSPDINQGVDRADPAEQGAGDQGLMFGYANNETDVLMPAPITYAHALVKRQSEVRKNGTLPWLRPDAKSQVTFAYDDGKIVGIDAVVLSTQHRDDVSQADLIEGVMETIIKPVLPAQWLNKDTKFFINPTGRFVIGGPVGDCGLTGRKIIVDTYGGMARHGGGAFSGKDPSKVDRSAAYAARYVAKNIVAAGLADRCEIQVSYAIGVAEPTSISIETFGTGKVSEDLLIKLVRQHFELRPYGLTAMLDLARPIYQATAAYGHFGRNEFPWEATDKAEALRADAGL from the coding sequence ATGGCAAAGCACTTGTTTACTTCTGAGTCGGTCTCAGAAGGTCATCCCGATAAGATTGCAGATCAGATTTCTGATGCTGTGCTAGATGCAATTCTGGCTCAAGATCCAAAAGCACGCGTGGCGTGTGAAACTTATGTCAAAACTGGCATGGTATTAGTCGGTGGCGAAGTCACGACTTCTGCTTGGGTTGATATCGAAGAAATCACCCGTAAAACGGTGCGTGAAATTGGTTATACCCACTCAGATATGGGTTTTGATGCAGACTCGTGTGCGGTATTAAACGCCATTGGTAAGCAATCACCTGATATCAATCAAGGTGTAGACCGTGCTGACCCTGCTGAGCAAGGTGCAGGCGACCAAGGGTTAATGTTTGGCTATGCCAACAACGAAACCGACGTCCTAATGCCAGCGCCTATCACTTATGCCCACGCATTAGTGAAGCGTCAGTCTGAAGTGCGTAAAAACGGCACGCTACCTTGGTTACGCCCAGATGCGAAAAGCCAAGTCACGTTTGCCTATGATGATGGCAAAATTGTCGGTATTGATGCTGTCGTATTGTCGACTCAGCACAGAGATGACGTATCACAAGCCGACTTAATTGAAGGCGTGATGGAAACCATCATCAAGCCAGTATTACCGGCTCAATGGCTAAACAAAGACACTAAGTTCTTTATCAACCCAACTGGCCGTTTTGTTATCGGTGGACCAGTAGGCGATTGCGGCTTAACCGGTCGTAAGATCATCGTTGATACCTACGGCGGCATGGCCCGTCATGGTGGTGGCGCATTCTCTGGTAAAGATCCATCAAAAGTTGACCGTAGCGCGGCATACGCTGCCCGTTATGTGGCAAAAAACATCGTTGCTGCAGGTCTTGCTGATCGCTGTGAAATCCAAGTGTCTTACGCTATTGGTGTAGCAGAGCCGACTTCTATCAGCATCGAAACCTTCGGTACGGGTAAAGTGTCTGAAGATTTGCTGATCAAGTTAGTACGTCAACACTTCGAACTGCGTCCATACGGTTTAACGGCCATGCTCGATTTAGCACGTCCGATTTATCAAGCGACTGCCGCTTATGGCCACTTTGGTCGTAACGAATTCCCTTGGGAAGCAACAGACAAAGCTGAAGCACTGCGCGCTGACGCGGGTCTATAA
- a CDS encoding phosphoglycerate kinase — translation MAIINMSDLDLQGKRVLIREDLNVPVSNGVVTSDARLRASLPTIELALAKGAAVMVMSHLGRPTEGEYNPEYSMQPVVDYLAKALSCPVSLATDYLDGVDVAVGEVVVFENVRFNVGEGKNNEELSQKMAALCDVYVMDAFGTAHRAQASTHGVGMFAPIACAGPLLAQELDALGKALDNPARPMVAIVGGSKVSTKLTVLESLSGIVDQLVVGGGIANTFIAAAGYNVGKSLYEADLIDEAKRLVANAKSRGADIPVPTDVVVAGEFSPTAAATLKSVSEVADGEMIFDIGPDSAEALAKIIESAGTIVWNGPVGVFEFDQFGEGTKRIAQAIADSKAFSIAGGGDTLAAVDKYGIADKVSYISTGGGAFLEFLEGKELPAVAMLEKRGA, via the coding sequence ATGGCAATTATCAATATGTCAGATTTGGATCTACAAGGTAAGCGCGTGCTTATCCGTGAAGATCTCAATGTGCCTGTCAGCAACGGCGTCGTCACCAGTGATGCACGTCTGCGCGCCTCTCTCCCAACTATCGAGTTGGCCCTTGCTAAAGGCGCCGCTGTGATGGTGATGTCGCACTTAGGTCGTCCGACCGAAGGTGAATACAATCCCGAATATTCTATGCAACCTGTGGTCGACTACTTGGCTAAAGCCTTGTCGTGTCCTGTGAGTTTAGCGACCGACTATTTAGACGGCGTCGACGTTGCTGTGGGTGAAGTCGTGGTATTCGAAAACGTGCGTTTTAACGTGGGCGAAGGCAAGAACAACGAAGAGCTGTCGCAAAAAATGGCGGCATTGTGTGATGTCTATGTGATGGACGCCTTTGGTACTGCACATCGCGCCCAAGCATCGACCCATGGCGTGGGCATGTTTGCCCCCATCGCCTGTGCTGGCCCATTACTGGCGCAAGAATTAGATGCTTTAGGCAAGGCATTAGATAATCCTGCGCGTCCTATGGTGGCGATTGTCGGTGGCTCTAAAGTGTCGACTAAGCTGACCGTGCTAGAAAGCCTTTCAGGTATCGTTGATCAGTTAGTGGTTGGCGGCGGTATTGCCAATACTTTCATCGCGGCGGCGGGCTACAATGTCGGTAAATCACTGTATGAAGCGGATTTGATCGACGAAGCTAAGCGTTTAGTGGCCAATGCTAAGAGTCGTGGCGCCGATATTCCTGTGCCGACAGATGTAGTCGTGGCAGGCGAGTTTAGCCCAACGGCTGCGGCAACCTTAAAATCAGTTAGCGAAGTCGCTGATGGCGAAATGATTTTTGATATTGGTCCAGATAGCGCTGAAGCTCTAGCTAAAATCATCGAATCTGCTGGCACTATCGTGTGGAACGGCCCTGTGGGCGTGTTCGAATTCGACCAATTTGGTGAAGGTACTAAGCGTATCGCCCAAGCGATTGCCGATTCAAAAGCTTTCTCTATCGCAGGCGGTGGTGACACTTTGGCTGCGGTTGATAAGTACGGTATTGCCGATAAAGTGTCTTACATTTCTACTGGCGGCGGCGCTTTCCTCGAGTTCCTCGAAGGTAAAGAATTACCGGCTGTGGCTATGTTAGAAAAGCGCGGCGCTTAA
- a CDS encoding GNAT family N-acetyltransferase, whose product MKIRLALPQDVDLLAMLEKKHLNDELASANMGLQGQAFSHSELSELVQHHWVVVAQVEQQIVGYVIAGRWGFFEHWPIYRTLLNRLPQLDWDGPKLTKTNSCQYGPIWVQQTYRGQGIFEALVSEIRRQVAPHFSYMLTFIAEDNERSFAAHSGKANMQVVDFFTVSARDYYLMAAKTQA is encoded by the coding sequence GTGAAGATTAGATTAGCCTTACCCCAAGATGTTGATTTATTAGCGATGCTAGAGAAAAAACATCTCAATGACGAATTAGCTTCCGCCAATATGGGACTGCAAGGGCAAGCTTTTTCCCACAGTGAATTGAGCGAATTAGTGCAGCATCATTGGGTCGTAGTGGCGCAGGTTGAGCAGCAGATCGTCGGTTATGTGATTGCCGGTCGCTGGGGATTTTTCGAACATTGGCCCATTTATCGCACTTTGTTGAATCGTTTGCCGCAACTCGATTGGGATGGGCCTAAATTAACTAAGACCAACTCTTGCCAATACGGGCCGATTTGGGTGCAGCAAACCTACCGTGGACAAGGGATTTTTGAGGCGTTAGTCAGTGAAATTCGTCGCCAAGTTGCTCCGCATTTTAGCTATATGTTGACCTTTATTGCCGAAGATAATGAACGTTCCTTTGCCGCCCACTCGGGAAAAGCGAACATGCAGGTAGTGGATTTTTTTACTGTGTCGGCGCGGGATTACTATTTAATGGCGGCAAAGACCCAAGCTTAG
- a CDS encoding GNAT family N-acetyltransferase, which translates to MKFEVIHEENNAIVDALVDGVRQFNAGLLGPEKSVPLTVIARDENGKLIGGVGGRTIYKNFLINVVWVDDQTRGTGLGHKLMALAEAEAKQRGCLVAQVDTLSIQAPVFYEKQGFEIIGTVTTTPQRIFLMKKY; encoded by the coding sequence GTGAAATTTGAAGTTATTCATGAAGAAAATAACGCGATTGTGGATGCGCTGGTAGACGGCGTTAGGCAATTTAATGCTGGGCTATTAGGGCCTGAGAAATCAGTGCCTTTGACTGTCATAGCACGTGATGAAAATGGCAAGTTGATTGGGGGTGTGGGTGGACGGACTATCTATAAAAACTTCTTAATCAATGTTGTCTGGGTTGATGACCAAACCAGAGGCACAGGGCTTGGGCATAAACTGATGGCGCTTGCCGAAGCTGAGGCGAAACAACGGGGTTGCTTGGTAGCTCAAGTGGATACCTTATCGATTCAAGCCCCTGTGTTTTATGAAAAACAAGGGTTTGAGATCATAGGTACAGTCACCACTACCCCTCAGCGCATCTTTCTGATGAAGAAGTATTGA
- a CDS encoding META domain-containing protein — translation MLKQTFILGALLLGLTACQSTDVAQNETIPLEGSWHIEMVQGQPTIDYSPAQITFEAEGKLHGNNSCNNFFGQYTQQGQELKLSPAGSTMKACVDALMQQEHKVMQAMPLVAKAKLVQGRLTLLNSDGKPVLILSQLK, via the coding sequence ATGTTAAAACAAACATTCATCTTAGGTGCGCTACTGTTGGGACTCACCGCCTGCCAAAGTACCGATGTCGCCCAAAATGAGACCATTCCATTAGAGGGCAGCTGGCACATTGAGATGGTTCAAGGCCAACCGACTATCGATTACAGCCCAGCGCAAATCACCTTTGAGGCCGAAGGCAAATTACACGGCAACAACAGCTGTAATAACTTTTTCGGTCAATATACTCAGCAAGGCCAAGAGCTTAAGCTATCTCCTGCCGGTAGCACAATGAAAGCCTGTGTCGATGCGCTAATGCAGCAAGAGCACAAAGTGATGCAAGCAATGCCATTAGTGGCTAAAGCTAAGCTAGTGCAAGGTCGCCTGACGCTACTCAACAGCGACGGCAAGCCAGTGCTAATCTTGAGCCAACTGAAGTAA